Proteins encoded within one genomic window of Citrobacter amalonaticus Y19:
- the ivbL gene encoding ilvB operon leader peptide IvbL gives MNPSMLTSTLLKTAPSCAAVVVRVVVVVGNAP, from the coding sequence ATGAACCCTTCCATGCTGACATCGACCCTACTAAAAACTGCGCCATCTTGCGCAGCGGTCGTCGTGCGTGTGGTGGTGGTCGTCGGCAATGCGCCGTAG